A part of Bacillus rossius redtenbacheri isolate Brsri chromosome 1, Brsri_v3, whole genome shotgun sequence genomic DNA contains:
- the LOC134527567 gene encoding spidroin-1-like, whose protein sequence is MYKRTVTSRGRVSLLAAAASPRRLPPPVLRSTGRGGWGRDGGQLGPAHTVSRQGRPGQARQAGAGKAGQGRIGQAGAGKAGRGRLGQAGAGKAGRGRLGQARAGKAGRGRLGQAGAGQAGRGWPGQARAGKAGRGRPGQAGQAGAGWGRLGQAGAALSERDPEAHLFIREVFDPAEAATVGNAVAEENE, encoded by the exons TTACCTCGAGGGGTCGCGTGTCGCTGCTGGCTGCCGCGGCCTCTCCCCGGCGACTGCCGCCTCCCGTGCTCCGCTCGACGGGCCGCGGGGGTTGGGGGAGGGATGGGGGGCAGTTGGGGCCCGCGCACACCGTCAGCAG gcaaGGCAGGCCTGGGCAGGCaaggcaggccggggcaggcaaGGCAGGCCAGGGCAGGATagggcaggccggggcaggcaaggcaggccgaggcaggCTGGGGCAGGCAGGGGCAGGCaaggcaggccggggcaggctgGGGCAGGCCAGGGCAGGCaaggcaggccggggcaggctgGGGCAG gccggggcaggccaGGCAGGCCGGGGCTGGCCGGGGCAGGCCAGGGCAGGCaaggcaggccggggcaggccggggcaggccgggcaggccggggcaggctgGGGCAGGCtggggcaggccggggcag CATTATCGGAACGCGACCCCGAGGCGCACTTGTTCATACGAGAGGTGTTCGATCCCGCCGAGGCAGCAACCGTTGGGAATGCAGTTGCAGAAGAGAACGAATAG